CGCGTCGGAAGTCCAGGGTTTCTTCTAAAGTAAACCGGAACTTTAAAGCGGCTTGGGTGTGAGCGGCTGAACAGTAAGCACAGTGGTTTACTTCCGACACTACCAAGGCAATGGCTTCGCGTTCTTTGGCGCTAAAGCTGCCTTTGTTTAAGGTGGCTTCAAAATCCAGAAAGCCTTTTAGTGCATTGCCGGAATAACCAATGGTAGCATATAAATTCGGCACTTTACCCAGCCGTTTGGTTAACTGCGCAAATATCTCCTGCGATTCGGGACTTACCTGTTCCGCAGTAGGAACGTTGATCGTTTTCATTTTTTAAAATTTTTAAATACTAATTCATTATTGAATGCGATAGAGTGCCTAAGCATGCTGCCAGAAAGATGCTTAGCGAGCCGGAGAAAGTTTTAATTTTAAGGATTTCTCCTTTAATCTGGCTAGATAAATTTGCGCCGTTTCGCTTATGGTAATTAAAGCGCCACCCAAAATCACAAGGTCTTTAATTACCAGCCGACCCCGGGCGCTCAGATAAGGGAAGCCGTGGTGCTCATCCGTTAGGTGCGGCACCCAACT
The sequence above is a segment of the Adhaeribacter swui genome. Coding sequences within it:
- a CDS encoding carboxymuconolactone decarboxylase family protein, which gives rise to MKTINVPTAEQVSPESQEIFAQLTKRLGKVPNLYATIGYSGNALKGFLDFEATLNKGSFSAKEREAIALVVSEVNHCAYCSAAHTQAALKFRFTLEETLDFRRGTATDDKLRAIVQLAKAITETKGHPDAALVDNFYAAGFNEASLIELIGLVTVRIFTNYVFAATQIPVDYPAASELV